A region of the Pseudonocardia cypriaca genome:
CGCGACGGCCGCCTCCATCGGCGTGTGCCCGGCCGCGTGGTGCTCGCGGGCCACGGCGTCGACGAAAGCCGCGTACTCGGCGAGGTCGTCGAGCAGCGCGGGGATCTCCGCGCCGCGCCGCACCGGCCCGTGCCCGGGCACGAGGATCTCCGGTTCCAGCTCCCGGATCCGCGCCAGCGCACGTGGGTAGCCGGCGAGGCTCCCCTCGACGAGGAACGGCTGGCCGCCCGCGAACGCGAGGTCACCCGCGAACAGCACGCGCTCCTGCGGCAGCCAGACCAGCACGTCACTGCGGGTGTGGGCCGGGCCGACGTGGATCAGCTCCACCGGGCGGTCGCCGAGGTGCAGCGTCATCGCGTCGGTGAACGTGACGTCCGGTGGCCGGACCTCCAGGTGGCCGTAGTCGGGCCCGGTGAGCACGTGTGCCGCGATCAGCCCGGCGGCGAGCACGTCCTCGCGGCAGGTGACGTGGCCGATGATCGGGGTCTGCGGCGGCACGAGCCAGTTGCCGAAGGTGTGGTCGCCGTGGTGGTGGGTGTTGACCAGTGCCCGGGGCCGTCCCGGGCAGACGTCGGCGACGGCGGCGAGCAGGGCCCGGTTGCGCGCCTCGGTGGACGTCGTGTCCACCATCAGGTGCCCCGAGTCCCCGGCGACCGCGCCGGTGTTGTTGATCATCCAGCTGCCGTTCGGCTGGATGTAGGCGAACACGCCGGGAACGATCTCGACCAGCTCGGGCGGGGGCATCGTGGTCACGCCCGAAGCCTGCCACGAGCGAGCGCGCGTACCGTGCCTGTAACCGCTTTCCGAAGGAGGATCATGACCCCGCGTGTCGCGCTGCTCGGCCTGCACGGATTCGGGCGGGTGCACCTCGACGGGCTGCTGCGCCTCGCCGCCACCGGCGCGGTGCGGGTGGCGGGGCTCGCCGACCCGCGGCCACCCGAGCCCGATGCCCTCGACCGGGTACGGGCCCTCCCCGGCGGCGCGGACGTGCCGGTGCTCGCCGACGCGGCCGCGCTGCTCGAACAGGTCCGGCCGGACGTCACGATCGTCTCCACCCCGATCCACACGCACCTGCCGCTCGCCCGGCTCGCACTGGCCGCCGGGTCGCACCTGTTCCTGGAGAAGCCGCCCACGGCCTCGATGGAGCAGTTCCGCGGCCTGTCCGCCGAGGTCGCCGCGGCGGGGCGGGTGTGCCAGGTCGGGTTCCAGTCCTTCGGCTCGCACGCCCTCGCACACGCGGCCCGGCTCGCCGCCGACGGTGCCATCGGACGGGTGCGCGGGATCGGGGTGCACGGCGCGTGGGTGCGGGAGCGGTCCTACTTCACCAGGGCGGCCTGGGCCGGCCGCATGGAGCTGGACGGCGTGCCCGTCACCGACGGCGCGCTCACCAACGCGTTCGCCCACGCCACCGCCTCGGCGCTGCGCGTGGCCGGTGTCACCGACGACGCCGACGTCGAGGTGGAGCT
Encoded here:
- a CDS encoding MBL fold metallo-hydrolase translates to MPPPELVEIVPGVFAYIQPNGSWMINNTGAVAGDSGHLMVDTTSTEARNRALLAAVADVCPGRPRALVNTHHHGDHTFGNWLVPPQTPIIGHVTCREDVLAAGLIAAHVLTGPDYGHLEVRPPDVTFTDAMTLHLGDRPVELIHVGPAHTRSDVLVWLPQERVLFAGDLAFAGGQPFLVEGSLAGYPRALARIRELEPEILVPGHGPVRRGAEIPALLDDLAEYAAFVDAVAREHHAAGHTPMEAAVAEKDNRFAAWQESERFVGNLHRAYNELDGHPLGTRIPLEVVWPDMVAFHGGPLGCFA
- a CDS encoding Gfo/Idh/MocA family protein — its product is MTPRVALLGLHGFGRVHLDGLLRLAATGAVRVAGLADPRPPEPDALDRVRALPGGADVPVLADAAALLEQVRPDVTIVSTPIHTHLPLARLALAAGSHLFLEKPPTASMEQFRGLSAEVAAAGRVCQVGFQSFGSHALAHAARLAADGAIGRVRGIGVHGAWVRERSYFTRAAWAGRMELDGVPVTDGALTNAFAHATASALRVAGVTDDADVEVELERYRVASPESDDTAAARLTVDGVPIVVAVTLCATEHRHPLIVVHGEQGRLELEYTTDTLTGRTADGAAVTGPPGRAALLDNLVAHLADPAVPLLAPLASCAPFMHLLEAVRRDGPARPLPPSAVTEVDGRPVVIGADETMRRCAEELALFSELGPARGGRVPVTGGR